A window from Branchiostoma lanceolatum isolate klBraLanc5 chromosome 9, klBraLanc5.hap2, whole genome shotgun sequence encodes these proteins:
- the LOC136441706 gene encoding uncharacterized protein, with translation MIPNKYGDKLDLADNKKSGSGFTHMNVDKVDLVKNPEVLEVPWTWATLQPGDCIFIPSRYFHQVRSYGRSVAATIMWDPFREFNDSDCATRDIDKYTALSDVTLQWTYKKGDKVIDMGYINVETMRNIFLDEMEDEELDKFTPEVLSILYAHNMLDEQEDEQLGEEHMEYVRKVFFRMDKDQKGYLTEEELRGLDIETLKLVTRLIEPAYGPIGENMGSRDEL, from the coding sequence ATGATACCCAACAAGTACGGAGATAAGCTGGACTTGGCGGACAACAAAAAATCCGGATCCGGTTTCACTCACATGAATGTGGATAAAGTCGACCTCGTGAAAAATCCAGAAGTGTTAGAAGTTCCCTGGACCTGGGCCACCCTCCAACCCGGAGACTGTATCTTCATTCCGTCGCGTTATTTCCATCAAGTCAGGTCGTACGGGCGCAGCGTGGCCGCCACCATCATGTGGGACCCCTTCCGTGAGTTTAACGACTCAGACTGCGCCACAAGAGACATCGACAAATACACGGCACTGAGTGACGTCACACTACAGTGGACGTACAAGAAGGGAGACAAGGTCATTGACATGGGGTACATAAACGTGGAGACGATGAGGAACATCTTTCTGGACGAAATGGAAGACGAAGAACTCGACAAGTTTACGCCTGAGGTTCTCTCGATCCTTTACGCGCACAACATGCTGGATGAACAAGAAGACGAGCAGTTAGGAGAAGAGCACATGGAGTATGTTAGAAAAGTCTTTTTCCGCATGGACAAAGATCAGAAAGGGTACTTAACTGAAGAAGAGCTGCGAGGGTTGGACATTGAGACGCTGAAACTTGTTACACGTTTGATAGAACCTGCGTACGGGCCTATTGGAGAGAACATGGGATCACGTGATGAGCTGTGA